One window of Pseudomonas sp. FP198 genomic DNA carries:
- a CDS encoding FHA domain-containing protein, protein MFELRVLSGLHRGAALPLVGEQWVVGAAEDADLALYDPGICAHHVVLRQVQGQWLLDSLEGKVCDAQGQPWIPAGALQSNAPFSIAGVWLCLAPADQPWPEEAALDDAAHLAAEREPQRAAARPSWPKRLGIAAAVITVASSAWAFTSQPAPTVAPGAVQQLKPAKVALDTVEAVRLELDRMLQERDLDAHVQTEVQDGRLALVGELPRQRLAMVERLVERFHARYDTSVAITTNVRERLSQLPFQIAQIVGGKHGHVVTADGRRLFLGDQIDGLRLTAIDAGKVTFEGEQRYEVTW, encoded by the coding sequence ATGTTCGAGCTGCGTGTATTGAGTGGTCTGCACCGAGGTGCGGCGTTGCCGCTGGTGGGCGAGCAATGGGTAGTGGGAGCGGCGGAAGACGCCGACCTGGCGTTATACGATCCGGGCATCTGCGCACATCACGTGGTCCTCAGGCAGGTTCAGGGCCAATGGCTGCTGGACTCGCTGGAGGGGAAGGTCTGTGATGCACAAGGCCAGCCCTGGATCCCCGCCGGGGCGTTGCAAAGCAATGCGCCGTTCTCTATCGCTGGCGTCTGGTTGTGCCTGGCCCCGGCGGATCAGCCCTGGCCTGAAGAAGCAGCCCTGGATGACGCCGCGCACCTGGCGGCAGAGCGCGAACCACAAAGGGCTGCGGCGCGGCCTTCCTGGCCCAAGCGCCTGGGCATCGCTGCCGCGGTGATCACCGTTGCCTCCAGCGCCTGGGCCTTCACCAGCCAGCCGGCACCGACCGTGGCGCCCGGTGCGGTGCAACAGCTCAAGCCGGCCAAGGTGGCCCTGGACACTGTCGAGGCGGTCCGCCTGGAGCTCGATCGCATGCTTCAGGAGCGTGACCTGGATGCCCATGTGCAGACCGAGGTCCAGGACGGCCGACTGGCCCTGGTGGGTGAGTTGCCGCGTCAACGCCTGGCGATGGTCGAACGGCTGGTCGAGCGATTCCATGCCCGCTACGATACGTCGGTCGCGATCACGACCAACGTCAGGGAGCGGCTGAGTCAACTGCCGTTTCAGATCGCCCAGATCGTCGGCGGCAAACATGGCCATGTCGTCACGGCCGACGGCCGCCGGTTGTTTTTGGGCGACCAGATCGATGGGCTGCGCCTGACCGCGATCGATGCCGGCAAGGTCACCTTCGAAGGTGAGCAACGCTACGAGGTCACCTGGTGA
- a CDS encoding FliI/YscN family ATPase, whose translation MTQAAIARLETWEAGQRAHLRRFSPVMVRGQVQRVSGILLQCRLPGAQIGDLCQVERDAREPLLAEIVGFDRHDALLSALGGLEGVRVGAVVEPLGMPHRVTVGPQLLGQVLDGFGRPLLDGGVGAFAGAQVLQASQVIGEAPAPTARPRIQQPLMTGVRAIDGPLTLGEGQRVGLFAGAGCGKTTLLAEIARNVDCDVIVFGLIGERGRELREFLDHELDDELRARAVLVCATSDRSSMERARAAFTATALAEGFRARGQRVLLLIDSLTRFARAQREIGLAAGEPLGRGGLPPSVYSLLPRLVERAGLSNEGAITALYTVLIEQDSMNDPVADEVRSLLDGHIVLSRKLAERGHYPAIDVLASLSRTLANVAEAEHLRAGINLRRLLSAYEQIELMLRLGEYQAGADPLTDLAVESRGALDAFLRQDLREPETFTSTLANLQQLTAYVPG comes from the coding sequence ATGACGCAGGCGGCCATTGCCCGACTGGAAACCTGGGAGGCCGGGCAACGGGCGCATCTGCGCCGGTTCTCGCCGGTCATGGTGCGCGGACAGGTACAGCGGGTCAGCGGCATCTTGTTGCAATGCCGGCTGCCGGGAGCGCAGATCGGTGACCTCTGCCAGGTCGAACGTGACGCGCGCGAGCCGTTGCTCGCCGAAATCGTCGGCTTCGACCGCCACGATGCCTTGCTCAGCGCCTTGGGTGGCCTGGAGGGCGTGCGGGTCGGCGCGGTCGTTGAGCCGCTGGGCATGCCCCATCGGGTGACTGTCGGGCCGCAATTGCTTGGGCAAGTGTTGGACGGCTTCGGTCGGCCCCTGTTGGACGGTGGCGTGGGCGCATTCGCCGGGGCGCAGGTACTGCAGGCCTCGCAAGTGATTGGCGAGGCGCCTGCGCCGACCGCGCGACCGCGCATTCAACAGCCGCTGATGACCGGCGTACGGGCCATCGACGGCCCGCTGACACTTGGCGAAGGCCAGCGTGTCGGGTTGTTCGCCGGTGCCGGCTGCGGCAAGACCACATTGCTGGCGGAGATCGCTCGCAACGTTGACTGCGATGTCATTGTCTTCGGCTTGATCGGTGAGCGTGGGCGCGAGTTGCGCGAATTTCTCGACCATGAACTGGACGATGAATTGCGCGCTCGTGCAGTCCTGGTATGTGCCACCTCCGACCGGTCCAGCATGGAACGGGCCCGCGCGGCATTCACCGCCACGGCCTTGGCCGAGGGCTTTCGCGCTCGTGGCCAGCGCGTCCTGCTGCTCATCGACTCGCTGACCCGGTTCGCCCGGGCCCAACGGGAAATCGGCCTCGCCGCTGGCGAACCGCTGGGGCGCGGCGGCTTGCCGCCTTCGGTCTACAGCCTGCTGCCGCGTCTGGTCGAGCGGGCCGGGTTGAGCAATGAGGGGGCGATCACCGCGCTTTATACGGTGCTCATCGAACAGGATTCGATGAACGATCCGGTGGCGGATGAAGTGCGTTCGCTGCTTGATGGTCACATCGTGCTGTCGCGCAAACTCGCCGAGCGCGGTCATTACCCGGCGATCGACGTGTTGGCCAGCCTCTCGCGAACCCTGGCGAATGTCGCCGAGGCCGAGCACCTTCGAGCGGGCATCAATCTGCGGCGGTTGCTGTCGGCCTACGAGCAGATCGAACTGATGCTGCGCCTGGGGGAATATCAGGCCGGCGCCGACCCCTTGACCGACCTGGCGGTGGAATCCCGCGGTGCCCTGGACGCATTCCTGCGCCAGGACTTGCGTGAGCCGGAGACGTTCACGTCGACATTGGCCAACCTCCAGCAATTGACCGCCTATGTCCCGGGCTGA
- a CDS encoding type III secretion protein yields MMNERTVRGGPPAASARHAPRVHENGPAQVSRATRPAAREPAPASERDPEVIAGRSDGYWFRQWVDAPRGSCEDDTAGAGSLSGWVGLESGEVDAFVDQLSPRLRATLDQQLDLLLHLPHLGRIRVSAQRLAGTSGWDIGLSGETAEVRARLSSRAGRLEEALGQSLGQPVTVRVASEEEASAT; encoded by the coding sequence ATGATGAATGAACGCACGGTACGCGGTGGACCGCCGGCTGCATCCGCTCGCCACGCGCCGCGTGTGCATGAGAACGGGCCTGCCCAGGTGAGTCGGGCCACCCGTCCGGCGGCCCGCGAGCCTGCGCCCGCTTCCGAACGCGACCCCGAAGTGATCGCCGGGCGCAGTGACGGCTACTGGTTTCGCCAGTGGGTCGACGCACCTCGGGGCAGTTGCGAGGACGACACCGCCGGCGCCGGCTCCCTGTCAGGGTGGGTGGGCCTGGAGAGCGGCGAAGTGGACGCCTTTGTCGATCAGCTTTCGCCACGGCTGCGGGCCACGCTCGACCAGCAACTGGACCTGCTGCTGCACCTTCCCCACCTGGGGCGGATCAGGGTCTCTGCGCAGCGTCTGGCCGGAACGTCTGGCTGGGACATTGGCTTGAGTGGCGAAACCGCAGAAGTACGTGCGCGGTTATCGAGTCGGGCCGGGCGCCTGGAAGAGGCGTTGGGTCAGAGCCTGGGCCAGCCGGTGACGGTGCGCGTGGCATCCGAAGAGGAGGCGAGTGCGACATGA
- the sctQ gene encoding type III secretion system cytoplasmic ring protein SctQ, which translates to MSVRALALRSMCSDDAAARQRLGAGVSLAFEVAGEAGVVELTPASGAARATPFVLECAQGALALDEPGPVLSLFGECPVVLPAEPCADDTWFWALFQQTLSESLRQAFGFLRPLAGHVVEGIACRVEVKTGAARAASHLQIAGTTLLGVLGAAPWQRRSVPWGDDLALDVPLPLGHLTLAARHVAALRPGDVLVPESALFDSSGQGIIRLGRQCARVRVYDRAAPLRLTLLALEETAMNTTADTDILTPDWDDTTRYEPDVQAPEVDEQPAPYPVDADATQAPVADPAATRERFDDLPLALTIRCGHLSLTLGELRDLAPGSVLQVQGVAPGAAALFHGERALAHGELVEVDGRLGLQITRVDVAG; encoded by the coding sequence ATGAGCGTACGTGCATTGGCGCTGCGATCGATGTGCAGCGATGACGCCGCCGCCCGGCAGCGCTTGGGGGCTGGCGTCAGTCTGGCGTTCGAGGTGGCCGGCGAAGCGGGCGTGGTGGAGCTGACCCCGGCCAGCGGCGCGGCGAGAGCGACGCCGTTTGTGCTGGAGTGTGCACAAGGTGCCCTGGCCCTCGACGAGCCCGGTCCGGTACTCAGCCTGTTCGGTGAGTGCCCAGTGGTCCTGCCCGCCGAGCCTTGCGCGGATGACACCTGGTTCTGGGCGCTGTTCCAGCAAACCCTGAGCGAGTCCTTGCGACAGGCATTCGGTTTTCTGAGACCGCTGGCCGGTCACGTCGTCGAGGGCATCGCCTGCCGGGTCGAGGTGAAAACAGGCGCGGCGCGTGCCGCGAGCCATCTGCAAATCGCCGGGACGACCCTGCTGGGGGTGCTTGGCGCAGCGCCCTGGCAGCGTCGGAGTGTGCCCTGGGGCGACGACCTTGCGCTGGATGTTCCGCTGCCATTGGGGCACCTGACGTTGGCGGCCAGGCACGTGGCCGCGCTGCGCCCCGGTGACGTGCTGGTTCCGGAGTCCGCCCTGTTCGATTCATCCGGCCAGGGAATCATTCGCCTGGGCCGGCAATGTGCGCGGGTGCGGGTGTACGACCGCGCCGCACCGTTGCGCCTGACCTTGCTCGCTCTGGAGGAGACCGCTATGAACACCACCGCCGACACCGACATCCTGACGCCCGACTGGGACGACACCACTCGCTACGAACCCGACGTCCAGGCACCTGAAGTCGACGAGCAACCAGCGCCTTACCCCGTCGACGCCGATGCCACGCAGGCGCCGGTTGCAGATCCTGCCGCCACCCGCGAGCGTTTCGACGACCTGCCATTGGCGCTGACGATACGTTGCGGCCACTTGAGCCTGACCCTCGGCGAGTTGCGCGACCTTGCACCCGGCTCGGTGCTCCAGGTCCAGGGCGTGGCGCCGGGCGCGGCGGCGTTGTTCCATGGCGAACGGGCCTTGGCCCACGGCGAACTGGTAGAGGTGGATGGCCGGCTCGGTCTGCAAATCACTCGCGTGGATGTCGCTGGATGA
- the sctR gene encoding type III secretion system export apparatus subunit SctR: protein MSFQGVDPFLLALFIGGISLVPLLLIICSAFLKIAIVLTITRNAIGVQQVPPNMALYAIALAATLFIMAPVGHDIAEELKERPLDFSNTEALQGSALNAVKPLQAFMSRNTNPDILTHLLENTQRMWPKERAEQASRDDLMLLIPAFMLSELEAGFQMGFLIYIPFIVIDLIVSNLLLALGMQMVAPMTISLPLKLLVFVLVQGWTQLLDSLFYSYL, encoded by the coding sequence ATGAGCTTCCAGGGGGTCGACCCCTTTCTGCTGGCGCTGTTCATCGGCGGGATCTCATTGGTTCCCTTGTTGCTGATCATTTGCAGCGCCTTCCTGAAGATCGCCATCGTGTTGACGATTACCCGCAACGCCATCGGCGTGCAGCAGGTGCCGCCGAACATGGCGCTGTATGCCATTGCGCTGGCGGCGACGTTGTTCATCATGGCGCCGGTCGGCCACGACATCGCCGAGGAACTGAAAGAGCGGCCACTGGATTTCAGCAATACCGAGGCGTTGCAGGGTTCTGCCTTGAACGCGGTAAAGCCGCTGCAAGCCTTCATGTCGCGCAATACCAACCCGGACATCCTCACCCACCTGCTGGAAAACACCCAGCGCATGTGGCCCAAGGAACGCGCCGAGCAAGCCAGTCGCGACGACCTGATGCTGCTGATCCCGGCCTTCATGTTGTCGGAGCTCGAGGCCGGCTTCCAGATGGGCTTCCTGATTTACATCCCGTTCATTGTCATCGACCTGATCGTGTCCAACCTGCTGCTGGCGCTCGGTATGCAGATGGTCGCGCCGATGACCATTTCGTTGCCGCTCAAGCTGCTGGTGTTCGTCCTCGTGCAAGGCTGGACGCAATTGCTCGACAGCCTGTTCTACTCCTATCTCTGA
- the sctS gene encoding type III secretion system export apparatus subunit SctS, translating to MDAMTLFKEGMLLVVLLSAPPLIVAVIVGVLTSLVQALMQIQDQTLPFGIKLVAVGLTLLVTGRWIGAELLGLLRRAFELMAST from the coding sequence ATGGACGCGATGACGTTGTTCAAGGAAGGCATGTTGCTGGTGGTCCTGCTGTCCGCGCCGCCCTTGATCGTCGCGGTGATCGTCGGCGTGCTGACTTCCCTGGTGCAGGCCTTGATGCAGATTCAGGACCAGACCTTGCCCTTCGGCATCAAGCTGGTGGCCGTCGGGCTGACCTTGCTGGTCACTGGTCGCTGGATTGGCGCCGAGCTGCTGGGCCTGTTGCGTCGGGCTTTTGAACTGATGGCCAGCACCTGA
- the sctT gene encoding type III secretion system export apparatus subunit SctT has protein sequence MTTQAFLPYLDLLLSIALGMARIYPVAYLVPVFCFQHLRGLPRHAVVFALGMLPAPGIRQALIDAQVSWLTLAGLMFKEVVLGLLLGVLLAMPFWLYESVGALLDNQRGALIGGQLNPALGTDTTPLGHLFKEMTILLLVATLGIGTLTQVIWDSYLVWSPTVWFPLPGADGFGVFLGLLAEMFMHMMLYAAPFIGLLLLVEFALALLSLYSPQLQVFVLAMPAKSLVGLGFLLFYLPTLWDAMTGRLGRYGEIRNLLHLLLQAP, from the coding sequence ATGACGACCCAGGCCTTCCTTCCCTATCTGGACTTGCTGCTGTCGATCGCCCTTGGCATGGCGCGTATCTATCCGGTGGCTTATCTGGTCCCGGTGTTCTGCTTCCAGCATTTGCGAGGCCTGCCGCGCCATGCCGTGGTGTTCGCCCTGGGCATGCTGCCGGCGCCGGGCATCCGCCAGGCCCTGATTGATGCCCAGGTCAGTTGGCTGACCCTGGCTGGGTTGATGTTCAAGGAGGTGGTGCTGGGCCTGTTGCTCGGGGTGCTGCTGGCCATGCCGTTCTGGCTGTACGAGTCAGTGGGGGCCTTGCTCGATAACCAGCGCGGTGCGCTCATCGGCGGCCAGTTGAACCCGGCACTTGGGACGGATACGACGCCGTTGGGCCACCTGTTCAAGGAGATGACGATCCTGTTGCTGGTCGCCACCCTGGGCATCGGCACGCTGACCCAGGTGATCTGGGACAGTTACCTGGTCTGGTCGCCCACGGTCTGGTTTCCGTTGCCCGGCGCGGATGGTTTCGGGGTGTTCCTCGGGCTGCTCGCTGAAATGTTCATGCACATGATGCTTTATGCGGCGCCCTTCATCGGCTTGCTGTTGCTGGTGGAGTTCGCCTTGGCCTTGCTCAGCCTGTATAGCCCGCAATTGCAGGTCTTTGTCCTCGCCATGCCGGCGAAAAGCCTGGTCGGGCTGGGCTTCCTGCTGTTCTACCTGCCCACGTTATGGGACGCGATGACCGGCCGTCTTGGCCGTTACGGGGAAATCCGCAACCTGCTCCACCTGCTGTTGCAGGCGCCTTGA
- the sctU gene encoding type III secretion system export apparatus subunit SctU yields MSEDSGEKTKRATPKKIRDARKKGQVGQSQDLSSLLVLTAVTEVALTQADNSMQALGEMVSFPLHRLDGDFVRAFEETLAHAGGVLLSFTLMTVGLAIATRLIAGWVQFGFLFAPEALHPDPNRLNPLNQAQQMFSAQALIQLFMGLVKAVFIASVLYLVTMPALGSLISLVNGDLHGYWRGLASLFRHIMHICLGVLLVLAILDFGLQKYFFAKRLRMSEEEVRKEFKEMEGDPHVKMHRRSLARQLVDQPASKDKEAKPVEEADVLVVNPTHFAVALLYRPEETPLPQLITKGVDADARALIERAKAARIPVIQCIWLARTIYKEDVGGYIPRETLQAVAHIYRVLRELDDEAKGEVIEIPELNLR; encoded by the coding sequence ATGAGTGAAGACAGCGGGGAGAAGACCAAGCGCGCGACACCGAAGAAAATCCGTGACGCCCGCAAAAAAGGCCAGGTCGGCCAGAGCCAGGACCTGAGCAGCCTGTTGGTACTCACGGCAGTCACCGAAGTGGCATTGACCCAGGCTGACAACAGCATGCAGGCGCTGGGTGAAATGGTTTCGTTCCCGTTGCATCGTCTGGACGGCGACTTCGTGCGCGCCTTCGAGGAAACCCTGGCCCATGCCGGTGGCGTGTTGCTCAGTTTCACCTTGATGACCGTCGGGTTGGCAATCGCCACGCGCCTGATCGCCGGTTGGGTACAGTTCGGCTTCCTGTTCGCGCCCGAAGCCCTTCACCCCGATCCGAACCGCTTGAACCCGTTGAACCAGGCCCAGCAGATGTTTTCCGCCCAGGCGCTGATCCAGCTGTTCATGGGGCTGGTCAAGGCAGTGTTCATCGCCAGCGTGCTTTATCTGGTGACGATGCCTGCCCTCGGGTCGTTGATCAGCCTGGTCAACGGTGACCTGCATGGCTATTGGCGCGGGCTCGCCAGCCTGTTCCGGCACATCATGCATATCTGTCTGGGCGTGTTGCTGGTGCTGGCGATTCTCGATTTTGGCCTGCAGAAATATTTTTTCGCCAAGCGCCTGCGTATGAGCGAAGAGGAGGTGCGTAAGGAATTCAAGGAAATGGAGGGCGACCCTCACGTCAAGATGCATCGACGCAGCCTGGCCCGGCAACTGGTCGACCAACCCGCCAGCAAGGACAAGGAAGCCAAGCCGGTGGAGGAGGCCGATGTGTTGGTGGTCAATCCGACGCACTTCGCCGTCGCGCTGCTTTATCGGCCGGAGGAGACGCCGTTGCCGCAGCTCATTACCAAGGGCGTCGATGCTGATGCGCGTGCCCTGATCGAGCGAGCCAAGGCGGCGCGTATCCCGGTCATTCAATGCATCTGGCTGGCGCGAACGATCTACAAGGAAGACGTAGGTGGATATATCCCGCGGGAAACGCTCCAGGCCGTTGCGCATATTTATCGGGTCTTGCGCGAGCTGGATGACGAGGCCAAGGGCGAGGTGATCGAAATCCCGGAACTGAACCTGCGCTGA
- a CDS encoding type III effector has translation MPEPNSLANSIRGTGALHGVDSLHSSRSPSLSQQPRDAQQRTGTQSLHGRGRSSSSPPAVHQRGRTRTRGAERTPAPSDDRPLDDTQSSSSTAPPRAPDSFMSEMETRQKQLMEKQFDMQMRMEERQSEMMIVKSSADMAKLMSDTVTEVTKGFMDTARRVMQEGGEAMKLR, from the coding sequence ATGCCTGAACCCAATTCACTGGCCAATTCCATAAGGGGCACGGGTGCCCTGCATGGCGTCGACAGCTTGCACTCGTCGCGCTCGCCCTCGTTGAGCCAGCAGCCTCGCGACGCCCAGCAGCGTACCGGCACTCAAAGCCTGCATGGGCGGGGTCGCTCGTCTTCGTCGCCCCCTGCGGTTCACCAGCGCGGCCGGACCCGGACACGGGGCGCCGAGCGTACGCCTGCGCCGTCTGACGATCGACCGCTGGATGACACGCAAAGCTCCAGTTCCACCGCGCCGCCCCGCGCGCCCGACTCGTTCATGAGCGAGATGGAAACCCGTCAAAAGCAGTTGATGGAAAAGCAGTTCGATATGCAGATGCGAATGGAGGAGCGTCAGAGCGAAATGATGATCGTCAAGAGCTCGGCCGACATGGCCAAGTTGATGAGCGACACGGTGACGGAAGTCACCAAGGGCTTCATGGACACTGCGAGGAGAGTCATGCAGGAGGGAGGTGAGGCGATGAAGCTTCGGTAA
- a CDS encoding type III secretion system chaperone, protein MTTTPLAQRLISALAEHLHAQLQLEGGVCALYDASNREAVIIELPDHGDVAILHCAIDVPAHAPGLHKRLLELNFRLDLLGGSWLALDDKGSVRLCAHCPLSMLDEARFCHWIVGFIGQVGEVRARLMPSATSAASRPTSLNASRTRLV, encoded by the coding sequence ATGACCACCACACCGCTCGCCCAGCGCTTGATCTCGGCCCTCGCGGAACACCTGCATGCGCAGCTGCAACTGGAGGGCGGCGTCTGCGCGCTGTATGACGCAAGCAACCGGGAAGCCGTGATCATCGAGCTGCCCGATCACGGCGATGTGGCCATCCTCCATTGCGCGATCGATGTGCCAGCCCATGCACCTGGCCTGCACAAGCGCCTGTTGGAGCTCAACTTTCGACTGGATCTGCTCGGCGGCAGCTGGCTGGCCCTGGACGACAAGGGCAGCGTTCGCCTGTGTGCCCATTGCCCGTTGTCGATGCTCGATGAGGCGCGGTTCTGCCATTGGATCGTGGGTTTCATCGGCCAGGTCGGCGAGGTGCGCGCACGCTTGATGCCGTCCGCTACGTCAGCGGCTTCACGTCCAACCTCGCTCAATGCGAGCCGTACCCGACTGGTCTAG
- the hrpT gene encoding HrpT family type III secretion system protein, with amino-acid sequence MSRTPKLLVLLLCLPVFAGCANRWGCQGDACSRAEPDNGRLVIWWSPGMRGGLGSPEHPLDHSVVPLEN; translated from the coding sequence ATGAGTCGCACCCCGAAGCTGCTCGTCTTGTTGCTGTGCCTGCCGGTTTTCGCCGGCTGCGCAAACCGTTGGGGCTGCCAGGGCGATGCCTGTAGCCGCGCCGAACCCGATAACGGCCGTCTGGTGATCTGGTGGTCGCCGGGTATGCGCGGCGGCCTGGGCTCCCCCGAACATCCGCTCGACCATTCGGTCGTTCCACTGGAGAACTGA
- the sctC gene encoding type III secretion system outer membrane ring subunit SctC: MPNRWLAPYRSMAAGQVHFRRSIVRRWTKTSLLALALAGALGAGMPVEAAVPTDWKNTPYAYDAQNTPLPKVLGDFANTFGVQLVLDGTVKGSVDGRMRAESPQAFLDRLGLENRFQWFMYGNTLYVSPLQNQDSTRLEVSADAAPDIKQALTDIGLLDPRFGWGELPDEGVVLVSGPERYVRLVAQFAEARKTPEEKQEVISFPLRYATAADRSIKYRGDTLVIPGVASILKGLLESRSAVSGGMQATSPQASFQNMQAQQSMTMGNIEQLALSGMGRPNTNRVQGPESAGKGGRGRIRVEADVRNNAVLIYDSPKRREIYTPLIRDVDVPRKLVEIDAIILDIDRTQLAELASNWNVESGDLIGGASMIRPGASSTVFIQDYGDFSAQLRALEGRGLASVVANPSVLTLENQPAVIDFSRTEYISAIGERVATVEPITAGTSLQVVPHTIETGGRNQIQMFLDIEDGKIEPSEVGQQTPSVRRGVVSTQAVMGESRSLVVGGFHTEETGDNLERVPWLGRIPLIGPLLFSSTTRETSRRERVFILTPRLIGDQVDPARYISELDREQVDSAMARLEERRNGTRPIGRIEIGDVLAQLADGNIPPTFKQAAAIPYSADTLCALQPGLSLDAARAQWFAGPDYGIAVGVVRNDGDRRLRFDEASCSTRWTMATSAWPKVWLEPGEETEVFVVMRQPKRTPGGGRSSLLQTSARITP; encoded by the coding sequence ATGCCTAACAGGTGGCTTGCACCGTACCGCTCGATGGCCGCCGGCCAGGTACACTTTCGCCGGTCCATCGTCCGTCGCTGGACCAAGACCTCGCTGCTTGCACTGGCATTGGCCGGCGCGCTGGGCGCGGGCATGCCGGTCGAAGCGGCGGTACCGACCGACTGGAAAAACACGCCCTACGCCTACGATGCCCAGAACACGCCCCTGCCCAAGGTACTTGGCGACTTTGCCAATACTTTCGGGGTGCAACTGGTGCTCGATGGCACCGTGAAAGGCAGCGTCGACGGCCGGATGCGCGCCGAAAGCCCGCAGGCGTTCCTCGACCGGCTCGGTCTGGAAAATCGTTTCCAATGGTTCATGTACGGCAACACCCTGTACGTCAGCCCTTTGCAAAACCAGGACTCCACGCGCCTGGAAGTGTCCGCCGATGCCGCGCCGGACATCAAGCAAGCCCTGACCGACATCGGCCTGCTGGACCCGCGTTTCGGTTGGGGTGAATTACCCGACGAAGGCGTGGTGCTGGTCTCCGGCCCGGAACGCTACGTGCGCCTGGTGGCGCAGTTTGCCGAGGCGCGCAAGACACCCGAAGAGAAGCAGGAGGTGATCAGCTTCCCGCTGCGCTATGCCACCGCCGCCGACCGGAGTATCAAGTACCGCGGCGATACGCTGGTGATTCCCGGGGTTGCCAGCATCCTCAAAGGCCTGCTGGAAAGCCGCAGCGCGGTGTCCGGCGGAATGCAGGCGACCTCGCCCCAGGCCTCGTTCCAGAACATGCAGGCCCAGCAGTCCATGACAATGGGCAATATCGAGCAGTTGGCATTAAGCGGCATGGGTCGCCCGAACACCAACCGCGTGCAAGGCCCGGAAAGCGCTGGCAAGGGCGGCCGCGGTCGGATCCGCGTCGAAGCCGACGTGCGCAACAACGCCGTGCTCATCTACGACTCGCCCAAGCGTCGGGAGATCTACACGCCGCTGATCCGTGACGTGGACGTGCCACGCAAGCTGGTAGAAATCGATGCGATCATTCTCGACATCGACCGCACCCAACTGGCCGAGCTGGCGTCGAACTGGAACGTCGAGAGCGGCGATCTGATCGGCGGTGCCTCGATGATTCGCCCAGGCGCCAGCTCGACGGTATTCATTCAGGACTACGGCGACTTTTCCGCGCAACTGCGAGCACTGGAAGGTCGCGGCCTGGCCTCGGTCGTGGCGAATCCATCCGTACTGACCCTGGAAAACCAGCCGGCGGTCATCGACTTCAGCCGGACCGAATACATCTCCGCCATTGGCGAACGGGTGGCCACCGTCGAGCCCATCACGGCCGGCACCAGCCTGCAGGTCGTGCCCCACACCATCGAGACCGGCGGCCGCAACCAGATCCAGATGTTCCTGGACATCGAAGACGGCAAGATCGAGCCCTCGGAGGTCGGTCAGCAGACGCCCAGCGTTCGCCGGGGAGTGGTCAGTACGCAGGCGGTGATGGGGGAAAGCCGATCACTGGTGGTGGGTGGTTTTCATACCGAGGAAACCGGCGACAACCTAGAACGGGTGCCGTGGCTCGGACGCATCCCGCTGATCGGACCGCTGCTGTTTTCCTCGACCACCCGCGAGACCAGCCGCCGCGAACGGGTATTCATCCTGACGCCGCGTCTGATTGGCGACCAGGTCGACCCGGCCCGCTACATCTCCGAGCTCGATCGTGAACAGGTGGACAGCGCAATGGCACGTCTGGAAGAGCGGCGCAACGGCACTCGCCCCATCGGTCGCATCGAGATCGGCGACGTGCTCGCCCAATTGGCCGATGGCAACATTCCGCCGACGTTCAAGCAAGCCGCCGCGATTCCTTATTCGGCCGACACGCTGTGCGCGTTGCAACCGGGGCTATCGCTGGACGCCGCCCGCGCCCAATGGTTTGCCGGCCCGGACTACGGCATCGCCGTGGGCGTGGTGCGCAACGATGGCGACCGGCGGTTGCGCTTCGACGAGGCCAGCTGCAGCACCCGCTGGACCATGGCCACCTCCGCCTGGCCGAAGGTGTGGCTCGAGCCCGGTGAGGAAACCGAAGTGTTCGTCGTCATGAGACAACCCAAGCGCACACCAGGTGGCGGGCGCTCTTCTCTCTTGCAAACCAGTGCGAGGATCACGCCATGA